Within Polyangia bacterium, the genomic segment TGGTCAGCTGATGCGCGTCCGCCGCGTCCAGCAAGGCGTCGTCAGGCGTGGTGTTCCAAAGGAAGTAAGACAGCCGGGTAGCCATCTGGTAGTCGTCGAATGCGACCTGCGTGGCATTGCCGGTGGGGGCGGCGCCGAGCTCCATTCGGTAGATGAAGTAGGGTGACTGAAGCAAGCCGGCCACCGCGTACTCCAAGCCGCTGAAGTAGTTGGCGAGAGCGGTCTGCGCGCCCTTCGCCACGCCGGCGTAACGGCTAACCTCGTCGTCGGTCAGCGGACGGCGCCAGACGCGGCGTCCGAAGGTGCGGATGAACTGGCTGGTGCAGGTGTCGTCCGTGGTGCCGGCCGGCGTGCAGCCGATCAAGGTCGCGCGGCCCGTCACATCGGACAGGGCTTTGTGCGCCACTTCCAGCGACGCGGCCTCAAGCTGTTCGACGAAAGCGGCCGACAGCTGCACGCGCGCCGCGCCGATCGATGCGAAGCCGCTCAGCGCCGTGTCGGGCTCGAATTGCGTCGAGATGGTCATCCCGCCGCCGAACAGATCAGTGACCGAGTTACGCAGTTCGGGAACCGTCAGACGCCGGAGGCCACCTTGCTCGGCGACAAAGTTGGCGGGCGCGGGTGGGGGCATCCCGGGACCGCCGTTGCCGCCGTTGCCGGTGCCATTGCCACTGCCCGGCGTTCCGCTGCCGCCGCCCATCGACGTTCCGATCTCGCCTGAGCAACCGACCGCCGCAGCCGCCAACGCGAGCGTCGTCAAACTCCAGCGCGCCATCACCGACGCCGTTCCTCGAAATGCCGAACGATCGATCATGGAAGACCTCCAACTATCTCTGAATGGCGGACGCGATCTTGCCGATTACCAGGTCGGACTTGGCTGCCGTCACGCGCGCTCCCCGAAACCACCGCGCGAGAACTATTCCTGACCCCGCCGAACCACCACCCCAGAATGCCTTCGGTCGTATCGAACTGTCCCTTAAACTGAACGGCCGAGCAGCGGCTGCTCGGCACTCACGAAGGGGGGCTAACCGAAAGACCTTATCACTGACATGTAGACACCGATACGCAAAACGACAACCTGTTCGGACCGGTCAACCGATTTGCCCGCCCCATATTGCATAGTGGTCAGCAGCCGCCATAACCGATCAGTTCGCAAGCGAGGGCGAATGCGGGTGCTTTTCCGAGGACCGGATTGTCGGTGACAAGTCCCCGTCCGAGGCACGCGAATGGGCCGATTGTGCCCGCGATTTCAACAGGTTCTCCTTGGGGTGGTGGTCGAGCTTGGACCGATCGGCTTTTTCGTTCTGGTGGACCAACTCGGGTGCCGTTCCGATGCCGGTCGCGGGCTTCCCGGCGGAGCCTGCGAACCGGGGCGGCGGCTGATCTCGACGGTTCTTCGCGGCCCGTCAAACGGGTGGCGGCCACCAAGCCCACAGCAGCACCATCACCGCGCCGGTCACCAGGACCCAACATAGGCCGCGGCCGGCATTCGTGCTGGCGAAACGGTCGCTGGGGTTGCGGGTCATCCGGCTGGACGGATCGCTGTTGTCTCTTGATCGCTCGCTGCTGCGGTACGAGGTAGTCAGCTTCATGATCTACTTTGATCCCGGTTGACCCGGCGCCTCGGCTCGGACAACCTCAACGGACTTTCCGGTCCCGTGCATCCGCCTCGAGGATTTCGTGCGCCCAGCTTCCCGTGTCGCCATCGGTTTGTTAGTTCTTGCCGTCATCGGCGGGGCGTTCCTCTGGGGCCGGCGTCACGCGCCGCCGCCGGCTGCCTCGCCGACGCCCGTCGCGCCGCCTGTCGCACCGGTGGCGCCGCCGCCGCCACCGGTGAAGCCGGCCGTCCTTCACCCCATCGCGGCGGCGTCAGCGCCGGCTGCGCTGCCCGCGCTGGACCATTCCGATGACTATCTTGAAAAAGCCCTGGACGAGCTGGTCGGTCCCAAGTCCGTGCTCTCGTTTCTGATCGTAGACGGTCTCGCACGCCGCTTCGTCGCCACGGTGAACAATCTCGCCACGGACGGTGCCGCGGCCGATATGTGGCCGGTGCACCGAACCGCCGGCCGCTTCGACACGGAGGCGCGGGTCGGCGGCGCAGTGATCAGCGGCCGGAACGCCGAGCGCTATGCCGCCTTTGTGCGTTTTGTCGATGGAATCGACACGCGGCGAGCGGTGGCGCTTTACGTCCGCCTTTATCCGTTGCTCCAGCACGCCTACGAAGAGCTGGGGTTTCCGGGCCAGTACTTCAACGATCGCGTGGTCGAGGTGATCGATCACCTGCTGGCGACACCCGACCTCGCCGAGCCCATCAAGGTCAAACAGGTCACCGTCGACGGCTCGGCCCGACCGTCGGGCGCGGGGCTTTACGTGTTCGACGACCCGACGCTGGAGGCCCGGTCGGCGGGCCAGAAGATCCTGCTGCGCATCGGGGTGGAAAACGCCCGCCGGCTCAAGAGCAAGCTCCGCGACGTTCGCCAGCGAATTGCCCGGGGAGCGCTGCCCGGCGGGCGGCTGGGCGAGACGGTTTCCCGCCCTCGGTAACGGGCCATGCCACTGTCAATGGCCGCTTTCAGATCAGCGATGGGCGCGTCTCGTTCTGCCACATCTCGTTGGCACCATCAGGTAGACGTTGAGGGGCCGCTGGTAAGCCGGGCGATCTGGGCGTTACTGAGGCAGAACAACACCGCTGGTGTCAGCGCACGTACTGTCGTCGAGCGCGGCTGGATGTCGATGAGTGACATCTCAGCCACGCAATCTCCGGGGTGCAGCACGGCCAGCCGGACTTCGGAGCCCTGACTTCCGCACTTATAAACCTCGAGCTCGCCTTGACACACGACGAACCGGCTCTTGGCCGGCTCACCGAGGGCGTTTGCGCTGATCCCAGGGTCTATTTGGTTGCCGCCGCTTCCTCCTGGGCCTCGACGGTCGGCAAGGGGCCAAAGTCCAGGCCCGCCGCCGATGCCTTGACGATATCGAACGCGGTGACGATACCGACCAGCTGGCGCTGCTCGTTGGCGACGCAGGACGCGATGGATCTTTCGTTCCGCCATTCCTATCGCCGCCAGCAAGGCCGGATCTCCTCGAACAGCGCCAGCACGTCAGGGTTCATCACGTGTATACGCCTGGGGTCATGATGTCGCGCACTTTGGCTTCTGCGACGAATGAGAGTCGCGGCGTTCACGCAATCCTTGCCGTTCTGAATATTCGGGACGAATAAATTTCGCCCGCGGCGATTCTCTCGTATCGAGGTTGACGCCCTGAACGCCGCGCCGGAGAAATAGCCGCGGAGATCTTCCCGCGCAGGCGCTTCGAGCGCAGGATCGTCGGATGACCATCGACGCGCGCCATCCGGGTTTGGATACCCTTTCGTCGGACCACCTGCGCACGCTGGGGCGCACCGGCGCGGCGGTATTGCCGGTGTCCCTGGGCGGGGAAGGGATCCTGCGCACCACCGGCCGGGCGCGCGAGGCAGTTCCGGTCATCCTGGAGGCGTTGCGCCTGGGCGTGCGCTATTGCGACACCGCGCCCGCTTATCAGCAGAGCCAGGATTATTACGGCGACGCGTTCCGCGCGGCGGGCCAGGGCGCCCGCGAAGGTGTCTTTCTCGCGTCGAAGACGCACGCGCGCCGGCGCGCGCCGGCGCTGCGCTTGCTGGACGAATCGCTGCGCCGCCTCGGCACTGATCATCTGGATCTCTGGCAGATGCACGACCTGCGTGACTTCGCCGAGCTGGACGTTCTGTTCGGCCAGGACGGCGCGCTGGCGGCCGCGGCAGAGGCTAAAGCGGACGGGCGCATCCGTTTTG encodes:
- a CDS encoding DUF3014 domain-containing protein — protein: MRPASRVAIGLLVLAVIGGAFLWGRRHAPPPAASPTPVAPPVAPVAPPPPPVKPAVLHPIAAASAPAALPALDHSDDYLEKALDELVGPKSVLSFLIVDGLARRFVATVNNLATDGAAADMWPVHRTAGRFDTEARVGGAVISGRNAERYAAFVRFVDGIDTRRAVALYVRLYPLLQHAYEELGFPGQYFNDRVVEVIDHLLATPDLAEPIKVKQVTVDGSARPSGAGLYVFDDPTLEARSAGQKILLRIGVENARRLKSKLRDVRQRIARGALPGGRLGETVSRPR
- a CDS encoding cyclic nucleotide-binding domain-containing protein; the protein is MCQGELEVYKCGSQGSEVRLAVLHPGDCVAEMSLIDIQPRSTTVRALTPAVLFCLSNAQIARLTSGPSTST
- a CDS encoding aldo/keto reductase: MTIDARHPGLDTLSSDHLRTLGRTGAAVLPVSLGGEGILRTTGRAREAVPVILEALRLGVRYCDTAPAYQQSQDYYGDAFRAAGQGAREGVFLASKTHARRRAPALRLLDESLRRLGTDHLDLWQMHDLRDFAELDVLFGQDGALAAAAEAKADGRIRFVGLTGHHDPAVLLEAMRRFPFDSVLVAVNPADPRRRPFISTVVAQARRLEMGVVGMKVLAAGQLLEAAEAPELIRYAASITDTVIIGCSTVDEVRANLSVARHFQSMSPEQRHALEQRIAPAADRYDFFKSQSPA